In Dysidea avara chromosome 6, odDysAvar1.4, whole genome shotgun sequence, the genomic stretch TGTTCTGGAATTCCCTTCTGAAATTTTGGCCTTCATAATGAAAAAAAAAGGGTATAACTAACTTGGAATTTTAAATAATGATGTAGTACAGTAGCTGAACAGTTTTCCTTTTCAGTTGGAGAATTTGTATTATGTATTTGGATCACTATAATACCAGACCAGCCACAACCATATGATTTAGTTATGTTAGCTATGACATAATGGGAACCAAGCAAGAAAGCCAGTATGCCACACTGTGTATATAATGACAGGTGTGATTTTtacacatgcatagctccatggctccTCTGCACCCCATTATAGCTGTTGGGTAGACCACActgaaaatttgattaaatttgcactagccatttgtgagatacaTAGGCATTGAAAATTTTGATTTTTCTCTTTATTATTTACTCATTAGGGGTCTAGATTTTTTTATgaacactttacaaaaattgctaacATGTAACTAAATTGCCTTGAACTTTAGTGCAAATAGAGAgggtataaaggtgaattcacataCTGTAGAAAGTTGGCTATGAATCTGTTAAGTATACAGTACATGATGTTATGAACATTAATTCTTGCAAAAAAAGATAAAgacttttgtcatggctacagggtaaaccacgtaaggttgaaatttggtgtgttcATTGTAGCAGTGACTTTTGATGGCTTGAAAAACAGTGGGGTTTTAGCAACACTGttacagagttacaaagcaaaaatcaaacaagtgtaagatCGCATGGTCGAgatagtcagtcagtaaaaGAATCCACTAAATTattcgtagcaactttttggaagtgtttcaggttgtactgaagacacttttgggcttggttattcctaaccaatactgccaaggtgccatggtGGTATTGCGGGACTGATTTTAGGGTCATATATTTTTGGCCAAACCTTAATCATGATCCCTTATGTATAgtatactattgtactgtatgattactgaTCATTTATCTTAGAATGTAGTTTAGTAACTATCAATAGTCGAAACGTAGCAATTACTAGCCTAGCctacaaaacaaaacacacaacTTAATGCATGCTCCGTGTTGCTCAATTTGTATCTTTGAGCATCAAAACCgtattcccatgatattgccttgGGTTAATCCCTAGTTAACACCTTTGAATGATGCTTAAGTGCATATTACACATGTGCATGTTACAGTACATATATGCCACAGTGGTAAACAATATGTCCATTATATTAGGTGAGACCCTCTACATTGGTCAGTATGCACCTCACCATCCTTTTAATAATGAATATCCTTTTGGAATTATCACACCTTCACAAGAAATGATAGTATACTGTGACTACAGTAACACAAGTGACAAGGAGTTATCACTGAAGCTTTGTGTAAGGTATGAAGCTTTGGCTGGCAAAGACTCTGTGGTGTTGTATTGGAAGCCATGTGATGAATATTTTCTAAAAGCTCCAAAGTACTTCCCAGAAGATATTGTGTTTTCAAACAAAACTCGTAAATCACTTCTCTATTTTGTTGCTCAGATTGATCCCAATATTATCACAGAGAGCAAAGTAGTAGGAAAATATAACAAAAGTAAATTTCCAGCAGATTTTTATGGCCCACTTGTTGGAGTCGGACATGCTTGGTATGTTGAAGGCACTTGTGAGCAAGGTCACCGCACACCTATCACCTCTTTTAATGCTTATGTACCTTATGATGGAAAGATATATGAAGTGTCCAAATTTTCATTTCTCTGCTCACGTCAATTGCCCAGGTTAAGTCATATTACACATCCAAGAGATGAGTGGGTAAAAATCTTTAGCCATGATCTTCCACCTAATGCATTTCCTGCTGGAATTGCCCCTAACGGAGAAGTTATATATGTCGGTAGAGCAGAGCGCCTCAATGATGAGCCCGATGCTGATAAACTTGATCCTTATAATGAGATTCCTGGACATGTGACACCTTCATATATGCATCTTCATATTACATGGAAATTTCTTGAACATATTTATGACAGCAATGATGGGTTTGAAATGTTAGTTGAGGAGACTCAAGATTTGCTTGAATGGGTCGTATGCTCTCTTGGAAGGGTGCCCCGAAATGCTGTAATTGCTGGCGTTGGAAAATTTACAGGTTTTTATATTACGTACTACATTGGGCGTACAGTAACTGGCAGTGACCTATCAGTTGGGAAGACCTTCAGTGGTGCTCCTATTAAACTACCAGATAGTAGGGTTTACAACACACAATTGGTAGGAAAGATTGATAGGCTTTATGGCAATAGTTTGTGTGTTGCATGGAATGGCGATGAGTACTTATACAACAAATTTGAAGTGTTAGTGTTGAAAAAGAAGTTTTCACCAAAAAACCTGCAACGTCTTTGTCGTAATGCCATCATCATTCTCACAAGGGGTATGCCTCACATAGTCAACCAGTTGGATCTTCCTGCACAGCTAAAAGAGTTCTGTAAAGTGACTGGTAACAAAGTAGATTAATTCTTCACACAAGTTTACTACTATAGGCAAGTCAGTATAAGAATGCTTTGATTATATTACAGATTTCTGAACATATGCATATTGTGTCAATGTCCTAGTAAATTCCATTATACTtttatttttgtacttgtacATGTGCAGTGATGTTTACTAGAATTTTGCAACAAAGGTAATGGTGATTACCATATGTGTCAGTCTGGGCCTGTGAAACCTGGGAATGTGGGGTACACAATATTTGTGTTTATGCTTCAGCCATCATTGTGCAATATAATTGCGAGTTATACAATGCAAATGATTATTGTATTCCACTACTGATATGATctcagtgtagtttgtgcccacatgtcctgttttcgcactCAGGCCCAATCACAAACTTATACATGTAATTGCTGGACAGCATGGTGCACGTACATGTTATCTATCAACAATAACTAAAATATCAACTTGTCAAACAATTGGCATGTAGCCAAGCCACAATATTAGTTTTTAATTTATGTAATAATGTAAAGCTGCAACTGAACCTTTAATGCTCCTAATTAGTAGCGTGTATCAAAGAAGTGGCAAtaaaaatgtgaaatttcaTCATCTTTGCTTATACATTGCTTATTACAACCAGTGAATGAGGAGATCAATATTAAGGCCTATAAGCTACATGCAAGGAACCAGAATCTTGACACTAATACTCTGGGTTGACTTTCATGTATAAGAACTGCATTTGGATCATCAATTTCTTGAACCTTAGGTGAGTGACAGGTGAGTATACACTCACTAAGAGATTTGTGGACACCAGCAACCAACaaatcacatgcatgcatacatttgCACCACAGGAATATTAAGTTAAGTTGCCTgaagtatacagtagctaccgtatagagggaaatttTGATGGAgggaaaatttgacgaattgctTTCCTGATGATCTTTGGCGGaataaaatttgacgaattatcCGGGTTTCGCGCGCCCTTCCTacagttagggtccgcaatccaaaaaatcaacttctacaaatcaatacCCTACCATCTTTTttaatccccctaccattgtgggatgttcattgtagtatcccattgcttgatccaccatgaaaccggaggcacgattgttgtcttcacagaaatatcattttcagtatctcacaagatgcaagatttatttttaaaatttcgtgcccCACACAAAGGAACGGATGAAACTTGTTACTTAGctaaatcgtatccagagttgttgtagttgaaaactacgcacagaaataagtaattGGAAGCCTATTGCTGGTCCGGATTGCCTGATAACTCTTTGTACAAGTTCTTAAACCTCCGCACACTAGGTTCTGTTAATTTTAGCTTCGGATACTTTTCGGCATAGTAACGTAAGGATACCGTTGTGTTGTGTTCCGCTGCCCTCTTGCCAATTTCATATCTCTGGGCAGGTGTCAGGATTTGATACGGTCCTCTTTTACCTCCACTGGCCGAGCCTCCGCTGTCACGTGCCTGTACTTTCTTAACTTCAGTGTTAGCAAGTTCAATAGCCTTCACTGGCACAGACTTGCTCAACGGACCCAATTGGTTCAGGTAGTCCCTCATCGCGTTTCACCGGTTCAGAAGAGACACGCTTAAAATACTTCCATATCGACATCACCACGCGCCTTTCTTAAAATATCACGTGCAGGACTTTACAAATTTTGGCTgaggaaaatttg encodes the following:
- the LOC136258809 gene encoding uncharacterized protein isoform X3 → MIVYCDYSNTSDKELSLKLCVRYEALAGKDSVVLYWKPCDEYFLKAPKYFPEDIVFSNKTRKSLLYFVAQIDPNIITESKVVGKYNKSKFPADFYGPLVGVGHAWYVEGTCEQGHRTPITSFNAYVPYDGKIYEVSKFSFLCSRQLPRLSHITHPRDEWVKIFSHDLPPNAFPAGIAPNGEVIYVGRAERLNDEPDADKLDPYNEIPGHVTPSYMHLHITWKFLEHIYDSNDGFEMLVEETQDLLEWVVCSLGRVPRNAVIAGVGKFTGFYITYYIGRTVTGSDLSVGKTFSGAPIKLPDSRVYNTQLVGKIDRLYGNSLCVAWNGDEYLYNKFEVLVLKKKFSPKNLQRLCRNAIIILTRGMPHIVNQLDLPAQLKEFCKVTGNKVD
- the LOC136258809 gene encoding uncharacterized protein isoform X2, yielding MEKLRMIPSDKGLIPPGTVHAGVNVRGETLYIGQYAPHHPFNNEYPFGIITPSQEMIVYCDYSNTSDKELSLKLCVRYEALAGKDSVVLYWKPCDEYFLKAPKYFPEDIVFSNKTRKSLLYFVAQIDPNIITESKVVGKYNKSKFPADFYGPLVGVGHAWYVEGTCEQGHRTPITSFNAYVPYDGKIYEVSKFSFLCSRQLPRLSHITHPRDEWVKIFSHDLPPNAFPAGIAPNGEVIYVGRAERLNDEPDADKLDPYNEIPGHVTPSYMHLHITWKFLEHIYDSNDGFEMLVEETQDLLEWVVCSLGRVPRNAVIAGVGKFTGFYITYYIGRTVTGSDLSVGKTFSGAPIKLPDSRVYNTQLVGKIDRLYGNSLCVAWNGDEYLYNKFEVLVLKKKFSPKNLQRLCRNAIIILTRGMPHIVNQLDLPAQLKEFCKVTGNKVD
- the LOC136258809 gene encoding uncharacterized protein isoform X1; translation: MEKLRMIPSDKGLIPPGTVHAGVNVRGMISVASRRLGETLYIGQYAPHHPFNNEYPFGIITPSQEMIVYCDYSNTSDKELSLKLCVRYEALAGKDSVVLYWKPCDEYFLKAPKYFPEDIVFSNKTRKSLLYFVAQIDPNIITESKVVGKYNKSKFPADFYGPLVGVGHAWYVEGTCEQGHRTPITSFNAYVPYDGKIYEVSKFSFLCSRQLPRLSHITHPRDEWVKIFSHDLPPNAFPAGIAPNGEVIYVGRAERLNDEPDADKLDPYNEIPGHVTPSYMHLHITWKFLEHIYDSNDGFEMLVEETQDLLEWVVCSLGRVPRNAVIAGVGKFTGFYITYYIGRTVTGSDLSVGKTFSGAPIKLPDSRVYNTQLVGKIDRLYGNSLCVAWNGDEYLYNKFEVLVLKKKFSPKNLQRLCRNAIIILTRGMPHIVNQLDLPAQLKEFCKVTGNKVD